One Mycolicibacterium rufum genomic window, CGCCGACGGCGTAGACGCGCATGCCGTAGGTGGTGCGCTTCATGATGATCGCCAGCGCGATGATGCCGACGATCATCAGCAGCACCGGGATCTGCAGGCCGAGGATCTTGGTGTTGGCGATGGAGCCGAACTCGGCGGGCAGGCCGTTGATGGGGGCGCCGCCGCCGATCACGTAGGCAAGACCCGACCCTGCTGTCAGGGTGCCGAGTGTCGCGATGAACGGCGGAACATTGATGCGCGACACCAGGAAACCGTTGACGCAGCCCACCGCGAGCCCCACCAGGAGGGCGACCAGGACGGTGAGCCAGACCTGACCCGGGTTCGCCTTGGCGGTCGCGGCCGCCGACATCGCCGACACCGCGATCACGCTGCCCACCGACAGGTCGATGCCGCCGGTGAGGATCACCAGCGTCTGGCCGAGGGCGATGAGCGCGAACGGCGCCGCGGCCACCAGGATGGTGACCAGGTTGTCGGGGGTGGAGAAGCGCGCGCTGCGGTAGCTGAAGTACGCGATCACCAGCAGCACCACAATGACCATCGAGTAGCGCAGCAGCACCCCCGAGAACCATTGCCGGGAAAACAGTTTCACGGGCTCACCGGTGATCGGCGACGCCACGGTGGGGGCCGCCGACGGGCCCGGGGGCTGCGCGCTGCTGTCGACGTCGGTGCTCATGATGCCTCCTGCTGCGTGGTGGTCGTGGACTTGTTGTCGAGTGCGGTGGCGAGGCGGAACACCGATTCCTGCACCTCGGGGTGGTCGAGCGCGTCGCGGTCGAGCTCGCCGACGAACGCGCCGCCGCGCATCACGAACGCGCGGTGCGAGAGCCCGACGATCTCGGGCATGTCCGACGACGCCATCAGCACGGCCATGCCGTTCGCCGCGAATTCGGTGACGATGCGGTAGATCTCGCTGCGCGCGCCGACGTCGACACCGCGGGTCGGTTCGTCGAGCAGCAGCACGTTGACGTCGCCGGTGAGCCAGCGCGCCAGTACCACCTTCTGCTGGTTGCCGCCGGACAGCGTGCCGACCTCCTGGCTCAGTCCGCGGGTCTTGAGGCGCACCGACGACATCACGTCGGACACGGCCTTGTTGCGGGCCTTGGCGCGCAGCCAGCCGGCCAGCGAGAACGACGACAACCGCGGCAGGGTGCCGTTGTCGAGCACGCTCATCGACAGCACCACCCCGGACAGCTTGCGGTCCTCGGGCACCATCGCCATGCCCGCGGTGATCGCCGCGGCGGGGTGGTTGCGCTTGACGGCCTTGCCGCGCACCGTGATCTGGCCGGCGGTGCTGGTGCGGGCGCCGAAGATGGCCTCGAGCAGTTCGGTTCGCCCGGCGCCGACGAGGCCGGCCAGCCCGACGATCTCGCCGGCGTTCACGGTGAACGACACCGGGCCCGAGGCGCCGTCGACCTGGAGGTCCCGTACCTCGAGCACCGGCTCGGTGCCCGGGCTGGGGCGGTCCGGGAACAGCGCGTCGAGTTCCCGGCCGATCATCGCGGTGACGATGTCGTCGTCGGTGACGTCGGCGATCGGTTCGTCGAGGATCAGTCCGCCGTCGCGCAGCACGACCACTCGGTCGGCGATGGCGCGGATCTCGGCCATCTTGTGGGTGGTGTACACCATGGCGACGCCGTGTTCGCGCAGCCGGCGCACCACCTTGTAGAGCCCCTCGACCTCGCGCTCGGAGATCGCGGAGGTGGGCTCGTCGAGCATCACGACCTGCGCGCCGGTGCTGGCGGCCTTGACGATCTCGACGATCTGTCGCAGCCCCACCGGCAGGCTTCCCATCCGCGCGGACGGATCGATCTGCACACCGAACACCCCGAGCGCGTCGCGGGCCTGGTCGATCATCGCGCGCCGGTTGAGGAACGGCCCGACGGTGACTTCCCTTCCGACGAAGAGGTTCTCGTAGACCGTCATGTTCTCGATCGAGGCGAGTTCCTGCGGCACGATCGCCACACCGTGGCGCACCGCGTCGCGGGTGTTGCCCGGCGCCAGCGTGGCCTCGCCGACGGTGACGGTGCCGTGATCGGCGCTGTACTGGCCGCTGATGATCTTCATCAGCGTGGACTTGCCTGCGCCGTTCTCGCCGGCCAGCGCCGTCACGGTACCGGGCTGCAGGTCCAGCGTGATGCCTTCGAGTACCGGCACGCCGCCGAAGCTCTTGTGAATGTCGTTGCAGCGCAGCAGTGCTGCCGTTGTGTTCGTCATCGGGGCTCCACGATCGATTTCAGGCTGGCCGGATCCGAATCGCTGTCGAGCGCCTCACCGACGTGCTCGAGGTCGTAGCGGCCCGTCACCATGGCGTCGAGATCGACGGCGCCGCTGGACACCAGGTGGATCGCTGCGGGCCAGGTGTCGGTGTAGCGGAACACGCCGGTGACGGTGATCTCCTGGTTGGCGATGTGGCTGACCGGCAGCGCGTACTCGTCGGCGCCCATGCCGACCAGCACCACGTGCCCGGCGGGACCGACGGCCTTGATGCCGCTGACCACCGCGGCGGGCACGCCGGTGGCATCGACGAACGCGTCCACCGGGTCGATCGCGGCGACGTCGACCGCGGTCGGGTCGAGCACCTCGGTGG contains:
- a CDS encoding sugar ABC transporter ATP-binding protein translates to MTNTTAALLRCNDIHKSFGGVPVLEGITLDLQPGTVTALAGENGAGKSTLMKIISGQYSADHGTVTVGEATLAPGNTRDAVRHGVAIVPQELASIENMTVYENLFVGREVTVGPFLNRRAMIDQARDALGVFGVQIDPSARMGSLPVGLRQIVEIVKAASTGAQVVMLDEPTSAISEREVEGLYKVVRRLREHGVAMVYTTHKMAEIRAIADRVVVLRDGGLILDEPIADVTDDDIVTAMIGRELDALFPDRPSPGTEPVLEVRDLQVDGASGPVSFTVNAGEIVGLAGLVGAGRTELLEAIFGARTSTAGQITVRGKAVKRNHPAAAITAGMAMVPEDRKLSGVVLSMSVLDNGTLPRLSSFSLAGWLRAKARNKAVSDVMSSVRLKTRGLSQEVGTLSGGNQQKVVLARWLTGDVNVLLLDEPTRGVDVGARSEIYRIVTEFAANGMAVLMASSDMPEIVGLSHRAFVMRGGAFVGELDRDALDHPEVQESVFRLATALDNKSTTTTQQEAS
- a CDS encoding ABC transporter permease, whose protein sequence is MSTDVDSSAQPPGPSAAPTVASPITGEPVKLFSRQWFSGVLLRYSMVIVVLLVIAYFSYRSARFSTPDNLVTILVAAAPFALIALGQTLVILTGGIDLSVGSVIAVSAMSAAATAKANPGQVWLTVLVALLVGLAVGCVNGFLVSRINVPPFIATLGTLTAGSGLAYVIGGGAPINGLPAEFGSIANTKILGLQIPVLLMIVGIIALAIIMKRTTYGMRVYAVGGNRNAAEIAGINAKNVLFSVYAISGLLAGLSGVMLASRVISGPPNLGQGYELDAIAAVVIGGASLMGGRGSIWGTALGLFMIMTLNNGLDILVVPAYWQDVIKGVLIVAAVAVDVWSSRRRT